In a genomic window of Thiolapillus brandeum:
- a CDS encoding serine/threonine-protein kinase, whose amino-acid sequence MDKEQWEKIKRIFSEASDLPVPEREACVRRLADHDEGLIDEVMNLLQADGSSACFLDVPTSPLSAGSGNGLEGRSVGSYLVHHRLGQGGMGVVYLASRDDGVHEQRVALKVLLDHYEPVMRQRFHQERRILAQLDHPGIARLLDGGDLPDGHPFYVMDYVEGLALDEYCRSRKLGVHQILGLFMDVCRAIHYAHQNLIVHRDIKPGNILVTRKGEVKLLDFGIAKLLNADSPASVSDATILQQSMVTPSYASPEQVMGKTVGTSSDIYSLGVLLYQLLTGRLPYDLDDEAPHTLTHAICTQEPKPPSAVSQGDPKALRGDLDNMVLMALRKEPSRRYASAEAFAEDLGNYLNNYPVAATPDSLGYQFRKFVRRNTGGVLVAGIFSLLMLGFGVHIYQQNNKIRLQAALTKMERDAALRAKALAETEKATAEAAVKFMQEMFTSVDPGKSKGREVTAREILSKASDKLRKEKTLGNQPQVKAMLHHTLGLTYMQLGDYPLAELHQKSALELRREVLGNDDPETLRAMNLLGILYFRQGKLAKTEELWTEALNTRREVLGPEAHRTLSSMSNLAILYIRMNQFAAAEDMLKRTLEIERRTLGAAHAETLITQNNLAGFLNERGRYEESEKLHRATLNARIGSLGRNHPDTLQSQYNIGLLLMDQNKYPLAVKQFRKTLSGRQKVLGPTHPKTLRTLLMLAQALARAGNVAEARPRFEQSLELLSQQTSANTEDLVRAELYYGLLLLEPGQDAGDRAATLIQSAWQGSHEKDQAHPLAIEASLGMAQLALSRDDLRQALKITVEAETASNRDHGMEYPDTLAARKMRVEILLLMGRKDEAHPLADEWLAASTAFFGRDHPETEYARKVRHVF is encoded by the coding sequence ATGGATAAGGAACAATGGGAGAAAATCAAGCGTATATTTTCTGAAGCCTCAGATCTTCCGGTTCCTGAGCGAGAGGCCTGTGTCCGGCGGTTGGCGGATCATGACGAAGGCCTGATAGACGAGGTAATGAATCTGTTGCAAGCGGATGGATCTTCCGCATGCTTTCTTGATGTCCCTACATCCCCGTTGTCTGCCGGGTCAGGCAATGGGCTGGAAGGCCGGTCGGTAGGAAGTTATCTTGTTCACCATCGTCTGGGGCAGGGTGGTATGGGAGTGGTTTACCTTGCCAGTCGTGATGATGGTGTTCATGAACAGCGAGTGGCGCTCAAGGTCCTGTTGGATCACTATGAACCCGTCATGCGCCAACGATTTCACCAGGAGCGCCGGATCCTGGCGCAACTCGATCATCCTGGTATTGCGCGATTGCTCGATGGTGGAGATCTGCCTGACGGACATCCTTTCTATGTAATGGATTATGTAGAAGGCCTGGCGCTGGACGAGTATTGCCGAAGCAGAAAGCTCGGTGTCCACCAGATACTGGGTTTGTTCATGGATGTTTGCCGCGCCATTCACTATGCCCATCAAAATCTGATTGTTCACCGTGATATCAAGCCTGGAAATATTCTTGTGACCCGCAAGGGAGAAGTAAAGCTGCTGGATTTTGGTATTGCCAAATTGCTGAATGCAGACAGTCCCGCTTCTGTATCGGATGCAACCATCTTGCAGCAATCCATGGTTACGCCATCCTATGCCAGCCCTGAACAAGTGATGGGCAAAACAGTAGGAACGTCTTCAGATATATATTCTCTGGGCGTATTGCTTTATCAGTTGTTGACCGGCCGCCTGCCGTATGACCTGGATGATGAAGCGCCACACACACTCACTCATGCCATTTGCACCCAGGAACCCAAACCGCCTTCTGCTGTCAGCCAGGGGGATCCCAAGGCCTTGCGAGGCGACCTGGACAACATGGTTCTCATGGCCTTGCGCAAGGAGCCGTCCCGGCGCTATGCCAGTGCCGAGGCTTTTGCCGAAGATCTCGGGAATTACCTCAACAATTATCCAGTGGCCGCAACACCGGACAGCCTGGGCTATCAGTTCAGAAAGTTTGTCCGCAGAAATACGGGTGGAGTCCTGGTTGCCGGGATCTTCTCTCTGTTGATGCTGGGTTTTGGTGTTCACATCTACCAGCAGAATAACAAGATTCGTTTACAAGCTGCGCTGACCAAAATGGAACGGGATGCAGCCCTCAGGGCCAAAGCTCTGGCAGAAACGGAAAAGGCAACGGCAGAAGCCGCAGTCAAATTTATGCAGGAGATGTTTACTTCGGTGGATCCCGGAAAATCCAAGGGCAGGGAGGTAACCGCCAGGGAAATCCTCAGTAAAGCCAGTGATAAGCTCAGAAAGGAAAAAACCCTTGGGAATCAGCCCCAGGTGAAAGCCATGCTGCACCACACCCTTGGGCTGACCTATATGCAGTTGGGGGACTATCCGTTGGCAGAGTTGCATCAGAAAAGTGCTTTGGAGTTGAGGCGGGAAGTGTTGGGCAATGACGATCCTGAAACCCTCAGGGCGATGAACCTGCTGGGTATCCTCTATTTCAGGCAAGGCAAACTTGCAAAGACAGAGGAGCTATGGACAGAGGCGCTGAATACACGGCGGGAAGTGCTGGGCCCCGAAGCCCACCGCACTCTCAGTTCCATGAGCAACCTGGCCATATTGTACATTCGTATGAACCAATTCGCTGCGGCTGAAGATATGTTGAAACGTACTTTGGAAATTGAACGGCGGACCCTGGGCGCGGCACATGCGGAAACCCTGATCACGCAAAACAATCTGGCGGGATTCCTGAACGAGAGGGGACGATATGAAGAATCAGAAAAACTGCACAGGGCCACCTTGAATGCCCGGATTGGGAGTCTTGGCAGAAATCACCCGGACACCCTTCAGAGCCAGTACAACATAGGGCTGTTGCTGATGGATCAGAATAAATATCCACTGGCAGTGAAACAGTTCAGGAAAACCCTTTCAGGGCGGCAGAAAGTGCTGGGGCCAACTCATCCGAAAACGCTACGCACCCTGCTGATGTTGGCGCAGGCTCTGGCCAGGGCTGGCAATGTGGCCGAGGCCAGGCCCCGATTCGAGCAAAGTCTTGAACTGCTGTCTCAGCAAACATCGGCCAATACGGAGGATTTGGTGCGGGCAGAGTTGTACTATGGCTTGCTGTTGCTCGAACCGGGTCAGGATGCCGGTGACCGAGCCGCGACCCTGATTCAGAGTGCCTGGCAGGGAAGCCATGAGAAAGACCAGGCCCATCCATTGGCCATAGAGGCTTCGCTGGGTATGGCACAGTTGGCATTGAGCCGGGATGACTTGCGCCAGGCTCTGAAAATCACTGTCGAAGCAGAAACCGCTTCCAATCGGGATCATGGTATGGAATATCCCGACACTCTGGCTGCCCGGAAAATGCGGGTTGAAATCCTGTTGTTGATGGGACGCAAGGATGAAGCCCATCCACTGGCGGATGAATGGCTTGCTGCCAGCACAGCCTTTTTTGGCAGGGATCATCCTGAAACGGAGTATGCAAGAAAGGTGCGGCATGTCTTTTGA
- a CDS encoding ECF-type sigma factor produces the protein MQERCGMSFDGASDPEITQMLHCLQTEDHQSEEALYAAVYHELRRIARNLKTKERQEHTLCTCSLVHEAYMHLSVQQQTQWKNRSHFFAVASMTMRRVLINYARDRVAAKRGGGMIPEPLDESTCIAPGLNLEQLLEVDQLLTEMEQFDPAMVRVIECRYFTGLTIEESADALGISPSTVKRQWQLGRAWIKHKAEG, from the coding sequence ATGCAAGAAAGGTGCGGCATGTCTTTTGACGGTGCTTCAGATCCGGAAATCACCCAGATGCTGCACTGCCTGCAAACGGAAGATCATCAGAGTGAAGAAGCGCTGTATGCAGCGGTCTACCATGAACTCAGAAGAATTGCCCGCAACCTGAAAACAAAGGAACGGCAGGAACATACCCTATGCACTTGTTCCCTGGTGCATGAAGCCTATATGCACCTGTCTGTTCAGCAGCAAACCCAGTGGAAGAACCGTAGCCATTTCTTTGCGGTTGCTTCAATGACCATGCGCCGTGTCCTGATCAACTATGCCCGGGACCGCGTAGCAGCCAAGCGGGGAGGGGGCATGATCCCAGAGCCGTTGGATGAATCCACCTGTATTGCTCCGGGGCTGAATTTGGAGCAGCTTCTTGAAGTGGATCAGCTGCTCACCGAGATGGAACAATTCGATCCGGCCATGGTTCGGGTAATCGAGTGCCGTTATTTTACCGGGCTTACGATTGAAGAATCTGCAGATGCCCTGGGTATCAGCCCCAGTACGGTCAAGCGCCAATGGCAACTGGGCCGGGCCTGGATCAAACACAAGGCGGAAGGATAA
- a CDS encoding Kelch repeat-containing protein, whose protein sequence is MRYISSDSTKNQAASCWRWLMIGLLILIGSGPLAAGQFHTTTFTLEQRVSCQSRIEDVRWSHSIWPESNTQPKPSRMEVMDEAQIRAQVEDNLRLEAALAGRYGIAITQSMLQSEINRMGSNSRIPDRLQELFKALDNDPLKVAECLARPLLVKRLLRERYEWDAHEHSDLRMTAKASAKQLQDPADFKGHIIELALTGEKEQTAQENTLHGGLIEMDKTGFQREATRLSRASSTPGLHETPTTFVYEKVLQKSPTRIRLIRQVWKKRSFDAWWKTEVSNWSLAKSKQSATDFTLPVIGISGKHASATWNPQAMLTADSWRVPDYPTERYRHSAVWTGSEMIIWGGQQDTYLNTGSRYDPVTDTWSATALAGAPSPRLNHTAIWTGSEMIIWGGYDATPYIAGPMPTTNETPTPLKAVGDGARYNPLTNTWTPMASSPQALTSHTAVWTGSLMLVWGGREPGGDATDKGGRYNPSSDTWTGISLSGAPTPRNDHTAVWTGSEMIIFGGEDSAFNTLHNGRRYNPGSDTWSAMTDATISLSNHTAVWTGSHMIIWGGSDGISTTNQGRIYNPSNNTWTETTITGAPVARVSHTAVWTGDKMIIWGGSGTNVNSSGGIYDPATDQWSATSTVNAPAARSVYTVVWTGSEMIIWGGWELAKDYPSRTGGRYDPASDSWQATASKWGPAGRTGHSAVWTGNEMIIWGGAEWNQLDSGGRYDPVTDNWLATSLTDGPAARQEHTGIWTGTEMLIWGGYNWNGSANYYQDGGRYNPATDSWQTLAPTNAPSGRNLHTAVWTGNEMIIWGGWDGSNYLADGGRYDPATDSWSGMIPGTLAARVHHTAVWTGNRMLVWGGYYYDTDNVYLQTGAQYDPTADSWTPISNTDAPSPRAYHSAVWAGQGMIVWGGLFVDGSNHYYLRSGGRYNAATNTWLAMATNNAPEGRSQHSAIWADDQGEMIVWGGEKSNTLGDLTNTGGRYNPVSNSWTATSTQAGPGPRKLISAVWTGREMIIWGGLDGSYTPQRSMGIYYPYASYLLGGTLTGLAPGTSVVLQNNQGDNLSLSTNGSFVFDTDLVNGSDYAVTVLSQPASPKKICSVSSGDGTINGADVSDIMVSCVDLFADVGVDHWAYDWIQALGAAGITQGCGSGNYCPASNVSRAEMAVFLERGMNGGTYTPPAASGGVFTDVPVSYWAADWVEQLASDGITSGCGGGNYCPDNDVTRAEMAVFLLRSEHGASYTPPPATGTAFDDVPTTHWAAGWIEQLASEDVTQGCGANNYCPDAQVTRAEMAVFLVRVFNL, encoded by the coding sequence ATGCGTTACATTTCATCGGACTCCACAAAGAATCAGGCGGCGAGTTGCTGGCGCTGGTTGATGATTGGCTTGCTGATTCTGATCGGCTCAGGGCCGTTAGCGGCCGGGCAGTTTCACACCACTACCTTTACACTGGAACAGCGTGTTTCCTGCCAATCCAGAATCGAGGATGTTCGCTGGTCGCACAGTATATGGCCTGAATCGAATACACAGCCAAAACCATCCCGCATGGAGGTAATGGATGAAGCACAGATACGTGCCCAGGTTGAGGACAACCTGCGCCTGGAAGCCGCTCTCGCGGGACGCTATGGAATAGCAATTACCCAAAGTATGCTGCAGTCAGAGATCAACCGCATGGGCAGCAACAGCAGGATCCCGGACCGGCTGCAGGAGCTGTTCAAGGCCCTTGACAACGATCCGCTGAAAGTTGCTGAATGCCTGGCCCGACCTCTGCTGGTCAAGCGCCTGCTGCGCGAACGCTATGAATGGGATGCTCACGAACATAGTGATTTACGCATGACGGCAAAAGCTTCCGCAAAACAGCTTCAGGATCCAGCAGATTTCAAAGGCCATATAATTGAATTGGCCCTGACAGGCGAAAAAGAGCAGACAGCCCAGGAGAACACCCTTCATGGTGGGCTCATTGAAATGGATAAAACCGGTTTTCAGCGGGAGGCCACACGCCTGAGTCGGGCCTCAAGCACCCCAGGACTCCATGAAACCCCCACGACTTTTGTCTATGAAAAGGTTTTGCAGAAAAGCCCCACCCGTATCCGATTGATTCGACAGGTGTGGAAGAAGCGCAGCTTTGATGCCTGGTGGAAAACGGAAGTTTCAAACTGGTCCCTGGCAAAAAGCAAGCAGAGTGCCACGGATTTTACACTCCCTGTCATCGGGATATCCGGTAAACACGCATCTGCCACCTGGAATCCCCAGGCAATGCTTACAGCCGATTCCTGGAGAGTTCCGGACTATCCGACGGAACGCTACCGGCATTCAGCTGTATGGACAGGCTCGGAGATGATCATCTGGGGTGGCCAGCAAGACACCTATCTCAACACCGGCAGCCGCTATGACCCTGTTACAGACACCTGGAGCGCAACCGCCCTGGCTGGCGCACCGTCGCCCCGTTTGAACCATACGGCCATATGGACCGGTTCTGAAATGATTATCTGGGGGGGTTACGATGCAACCCCCTATATCGCGGGGCCGATGCCCACAACGAACGAAACCCCAACGCCTCTGAAGGCTGTAGGTGATGGAGCAAGATACAATCCCCTGACGAACACCTGGACACCAATGGCATCTTCACCTCAGGCTCTGACATCCCATACCGCCGTTTGGACCGGCAGTTTGATGCTCGTTTGGGGCGGGAGAGAACCTGGAGGAGACGCAACAGACAAGGGTGGGCGCTACAACCCTTCCTCCGACACCTGGACGGGCATATCCCTGTCCGGCGCGCCTACCCCCCGCAATGACCATACCGCCGTTTGGACTGGCAGTGAAATGATCATCTTTGGTGGTGAAGACTCTGCCTTCAATACTTTGCATAATGGTCGCCGCTACAACCCCGGCAGCGATACCTGGTCAGCCATGACAGACGCCACCATATCGCTAAGTAACCACACTGCGGTGTGGACCGGCAGTCACATGATCATCTGGGGTGGTAGTGATGGGATATCAACTACCAATCAGGGGCGCATCTATAACCCGTCCAACAACACCTGGACAGAAACCACTATCACAGGGGCCCCTGTAGCCCGCGTTTCACATACAGCGGTATGGACCGGGGACAAAATGATCATCTGGGGTGGTAGCGGAACCAACGTCAACAGTAGTGGCGGCATCTATGATCCGGCAACTGACCAGTGGAGCGCCACCAGCACGGTCAATGCACCTGCTGCACGCTCTGTATACACGGTCGTATGGACCGGTAGTGAAATGATCATCTGGGGAGGATGGGAATTGGCGAAAGACTACCCCTCCCGCACGGGTGGCCGGTATGATCCCGCCAGCGACAGCTGGCAGGCTACCGCCTCAAAATGGGGCCCTGCCGGACGCACGGGGCACAGTGCTGTCTGGACCGGCAATGAAATGATCATTTGGGGCGGCGCAGAATGGAATCAGCTGGATTCCGGCGGACGCTACGATCCAGTAACTGACAACTGGCTGGCCACCTCACTCACTGATGGCCCTGCGGCACGGCAGGAGCATACCGGCATATGGACCGGTACCGAGATGTTGATCTGGGGTGGATATAATTGGAATGGAAGCGCCAACTATTATCAGGATGGAGGGCGCTACAATCCGGCAACAGACAGTTGGCAGACCCTGGCCCCTACGAATGCCCCTTCCGGACGCAACCTGCATACTGCTGTCTGGACTGGTAACGAAATGATCATTTGGGGCGGCTGGGATGGCAGCAACTATCTCGCTGACGGAGGCCGCTATGATCCTGCAACAGACAGTTGGTCAGGAATGATTCCCGGAACACTGGCCGCCCGCGTCCATCACACAGCCGTCTGGACGGGCAACAGGATGCTGGTATGGGGGGGGTATTACTATGATACCGACAATGTATACCTGCAGACTGGTGCGCAGTATGACCCGACAGCCGACAGCTGGACCCCGATTTCCAATACCGATGCTCCCTCTCCCCGTGCCTATCATTCAGCGGTCTGGGCAGGACAGGGGATGATCGTATGGGGCGGGCTGTTCGTTGATGGTTCCAATCACTACTATCTGCGTAGCGGCGGACGCTACAACGCAGCCACAAATACCTGGCTTGCCATGGCCACCAACAATGCCCCCGAAGGCCGTTCCCAGCACTCGGCAATATGGGCTGATGATCAGGGCGAAATGATTGTCTGGGGTGGGGAAAAAAGCAACACCCTGGGTGACCTGACCAATACTGGAGGACGCTATAACCCCGTGTCCAACAGCTGGACAGCTACTTCGACACAAGCAGGCCCAGGCCCTCGCAAACTGATCTCAGCCGTCTGGACCGGAAGGGAAATGATCATCTGGGGAGGATTGGATGGCAGCTACACTCCACAAAGATCCATGGGTATCTACTACCCCTACGCCAGTTACCTGCTTGGCGGCACCCTGACCGGACTGGCACCGGGAACCTCGGTGGTGCTGCAGAACAACCAGGGCGATAACCTCAGCCTCAGTACCAACGGTAGTTTTGTGTTTGATACCGATCTGGTGAATGGCAGCGACTATGCTGTAACGGTATTGTCACAGCCAGCTTCGCCGAAAAAAATCTGCAGTGTGAGCAGTGGCGACGGCACCATCAATGGCGCAGACGTGTCCGATATCATGGTTTCCTGTGTGGATCTGTTTGCAGATGTCGGTGTGGATCACTGGGCTTACGACTGGATCCAGGCCCTGGGCGCAGCAGGCATCACCCAGGGTTGTGGGAGTGGCAACTACTGCCCCGCAAGCAATGTCAGCCGGGCGGAAATGGCCGTATTCCTGGAACGGGGCATGAATGGCGGTACCTATACCCCACCTGCCGCCAGTGGCGGTGTATTTACCGATGTTCCTGTCAGTTACTGGGCGGCGGATTGGGTGGAACAATTGGCCTCGGATGGAATCACCTCAGGTTGCGGCGGCGGCAACTATTGCCCTGACAATGACGTAACCCGCGCAGAAATGGCCGTATTCCTGCTACGCTCGGAACACGGCGCAAGTTACACGCCACCACCCGCGACCGGAACGGCTTTTGATGATGTCCCGACAACTCATTGGGCAGCCGGGTGGATCGAACAACTGGCCAGCGAGGACGTTACCCAGGGTTGTGGCGCCAACAACTACTGCCCGGATGCACAGGTCACCCGCGCAGAAATGGCGGTGTTTCTGGTGAGGGTGTTCAACCTGTAG
- a CDS encoding VOC family protein: MLFRRTGYRPAAGFILLASLLIGGCSSLKEAGGTGEEFSLPQITDKATGEYHPGKFVWHDLLTTDEVKSQTFYGELLGWSFRNSGEYIQVYNGDQLIGGILTIRPEPGKARPVSGQWLAFMSVEDVDRAAETVKAKGGTIINGPMSLGERGRGVLISDPAGAQLLLLHANGGDPKDREPGIGDWLWNEVWTLEPGPLVSFYTEVGQYEDTLQGDEDMILLNEGHWRAGIRPIAQKAYAGRWVPAVRVEDPASLLDKVRKLGGSVLLAPGQEGASEDTALITDNSGSLLILQRWTFPSDKEAH; the protein is encoded by the coding sequence ATGCTATTCAGACGCACCGGTTACCGGCCCGCCGCCGGATTTATCCTGCTGGCCTCACTGCTCATCGGCGGCTGCTCCTCGCTCAAGGAAGCAGGAGGAACCGGCGAGGAGTTCTCGCTGCCGCAGATCACCGACAAGGCCACCGGCGAGTACCACCCCGGCAAGTTCGTCTGGCACGACCTGCTCACAACGGATGAAGTCAAGAGCCAGACCTTCTACGGTGAACTGCTCGGCTGGTCCTTCCGCAACAGCGGCGAATACATCCAGGTCTACAACGGCGACCAGCTGATCGGCGGCATCCTTACCATACGCCCCGAGCCCGGCAAGGCCCGGCCCGTGTCGGGCCAGTGGCTCGCCTTCATGTCGGTGGAGGACGTGGACCGCGCTGCCGAAACGGTGAAGGCCAAGGGTGGAACGATCATCAATGGGCCCATGTCACTCGGTGAACGTGGACGTGGCGTGCTCATCAGCGATCCTGCTGGAGCCCAACTGCTGCTGCTCCACGCCAACGGCGGCGACCCGAAGGACCGCGAACCCGGTATCGGCGATTGGCTATGGAACGAGGTCTGGACGCTGGAACCCGGCCCCCTCGTGAGCTTTTACACGGAAGTAGGCCAGTACGAAGATACATTGCAGGGTGACGAAGACATGATACTCCTTAATGAAGGCCACTGGCGTGCCGGAATCCGCCCCATCGCACAGAAGGCCTATGCCGGCCGCTGGGTACCCGCAGTGAGAGTGGAGGACCCTGCCAGCCTGCTCGACAAGGTACGCAAGCTGGGGGGTAGCGTGCTGCTGGCTCCCGGCCAGGAGGGTGCCAGCGAGGACACGGCGCTCATCACCGACAACAGCGGCTCACTGCTGATCCTGCAGCGCTGGACCTTTCCATCCGACAAGGAGGCGCACTGA
- a CDS encoding potassium channel family protein: MAYYSFVTLTPLGYGDILPVSQLARFFACMEAIAGLFYMAIVVATLVSIGIRENTAGKLKDGNKDAS; this comes from the coding sequence ATGGCTTATTACAGCTTCGTTACCCTCACCCCCCTGGGCTATGGCGACATACTCCCGGTCAGTCAGCTGGCCCGGTTCTTCGCCTGCATGGAAGCCATCGCCGGTCTCTTCTACATGGCCATCGTGGTGGCCACCCTGGTGAGCATCGGGATCCGCGAGAACACGGCTGGAAAATTGAAAGACGGTAACAAGGACGCCTCCTGA
- a CDS encoding class I SAM-dependent methyltransferase — translation MDTYSQALQNYYDEKEPFNYEIVRDDGYSSVVPLSIFFEDSGFSNIELLALDRCKGKVLDVGAGAGRHSLELQRRKVNVTAIDISYNAVGIMASRGVEKVIHSDIMDLSDVKYDILLMLMNGIGMVGNPERLDAFLKKSKLLLSKNGIIIFDSVDVLKTDNQKHISYREKNIQNGRLPGQQKLRINYAGIAGEWFNWLHISFNEASQFAKKHGFVTELVNMQENGQYIATLQIKS, via the coding sequence ATGGATACTTATTCACAAGCATTACAAAACTACTACGATGAAAAAGAGCCTTTTAACTATGAAATAGTTAGAGATGATGGATATTCCTCTGTTGTTCCGCTCTCTATATTTTTTGAGGATTCAGGTTTCTCAAACATTGAATTACTTGCTTTGGATAGATGCAAAGGAAAAGTACTGGATGTTGGAGCTGGTGCAGGGCGACATTCGTTAGAGCTACAGCGAAGAAAAGTTAATGTTACGGCAATTGATATTTCATATAATGCAGTAGGTATTATGGCGAGCAGAGGTGTTGAAAAAGTAATTCACTCCGATATTATGGATTTATCAGATGTGAAATATGATATTTTATTAATGCTTATGAATGGCATAGGTATGGTAGGGAATCCTGAAAGGCTTGATGCATTTTTAAAAAAGTCAAAACTGTTATTGTCAAAAAATGGAATTATCATTTTTGATTCTGTAGATGTTTTGAAAACTGATAATCAGAAACATATAAGTTACCGAGAGAAAAATATACAAAATGGGAGGCTTCCTGGTCAGCAAAAGCTTAGAATAAATTATGCTGGTATTGCTGGAGAATGGTTTAACTGGTTACATATAAGTTTCAACGAAGCATCTCAATTTGCAAAGAAACATGGCTTTGTAACCGAGCTTGTGAACATGCAGGAAAATGGGCAGTATATTGCAACATTGCAAATAAAAAGCTAA